The region GTGCGACGTGTTGGCTGTAAATCGCTCGTTTCCTTAAGATTAATCAGACTTGCTGAACCGCCTCGCAAATCCGCCGCTGGGATAGTTCTGCCATAAAGATCTCCGGTCAAGCGCAACCCAGCGTTGGAAACTTCAAAGCGGGCGTATCTCATGCCAATGAAGGATGAGCCAAGCACAATTGCCAATAGCAGCAGCGGAATCAGGATAAGTAGCAGGAGCAGCAAAAATGATCTCAAATTGGCAGGCACGATTGGAAATACTTGCATGGAAGTCTCCATCCAGAGAATTATAGGCACGAAAACAGTTGCAAGCAGGATGACTAAACCATGCCCAGCTAAGAACTTAGAGTTTTTCTAGGAGAAACTCCAGGTCTGGACGTGAAAGCGGTCTAATTATAGCTGTTGTTATACTGCCTCAAGTTATTTGTAGGGGCGCAGTTGAACCTTGATCTGTGGGTTGCACTTTCCATGACCACTATCAATAAAACCTAACTCCTTATGAAGAAAAAAATAATTCTGTACGTGGAATTTATATCCAAGATAATTCGGAATTAAGGAATAATGCTGTGAAGGAAACATTGAAGCTTATTCAAAGTTAACTTCAGATTAAAAATCCTTAATTTCTTCCTTCTTGTTTGAGACGGGAATGGGCAGTATGTGCAGCTCTTGGTCAGAGACTGTGTTGAAAGGTTGGTAT is a window of Leptolyngbyaceae cyanobacterium JSC-12 DNA encoding:
- a CDS encoding hypothetical protein (IMG reference gene:2510095148), coding for MQVFPIVPANLRSFLLLLLLILIPLLLLAIVLGSSFIGMRYARFEVSNAGLRLTGDLYGRTIPAADLRGGSASLINLKETSDLQPTRRTFGTGLPGYQAGWFRLRNGEKALLYVTDPTRVVYVPTRAGYAVMLSPQNPEDFLNAIREIAPAP